In Ciona intestinalis unplaced genomic scaffold, KH HT000122.2, whole genome shotgun sequence, the following proteins share a genomic window:
- the LOC100178389 gene encoding jmjC domain-containing protein 4-like isoform X3, whose product MISGSVLNEICKDSINLINGEATARSTHQTSVPKIENPISYSEFFSTYLLKNQPCILTQWATKDWPCMEGWRFESRAGEFVPNFDKLVELFGETEVPVADCSKKNFNSHEKIKMKFKDFVKYWKSKINGDNEERSLYLKDWHCRREFPSYDIYTTPPYFTSDWLNELFDKVVVSFSEDDYRFVYMGPTGTWTPFHADVYRSYSWSANICGRKKWVMFPPSEEEKLKDINGHLPFDIRDIISDDVIKPTHIEVEQEAGEIMFVPSGWHHQVYNMEDTISINHNWFNGCCINLVWRFLQSELRLVEREIDDCRASMDEEEWTNHCQVLMLCNTGINYQRFHSLLEHIIKTRCDVIMRGVTSQPKTKRDKRKVSLIRI is encoded by the exons ATGATTTCTGGTTCAGTTTTAAACGAAATTTGCAAAGATTCAATCAACTTAATAAATGGCGAAGCAACTGCAAGAAGCACACACCAAACATCGGTACCGAAAATCGAAAACCCGATCAGTTACAGCGAGTTTTTCTCGACGTATTTGTTGAAGAACCAACCGTGTATTTTGACTCAATGGGCGACCAAAGACTGGCCGTGTATGGAAGGATGGAGGTTCGAATCCAGGGCCGGGGAGTTTGTTCCTAATTTTGATAAATTGGTGGAATTATTTGGGGAAACTGAAGTCCCAGTTGCAGATTGCAG taagAAGAATTTTAATTCTCacgaaaaaatcaaaatgaaaTTCAAGGATTTTGTTAAGTATTGGAAATCTAAAATTAACGGAGATAATGAAGAAAGAAGTTTGTATTTAAAGGATTGGCATTGTAGGAG AGAATTCCCGTCTTACGACATCTACaccaccccaccctactttactTCTGATTGGTTGAATGAATTGTTTGACAAAGTAGTTGTAAGTTTCAGTGAGGATGATTACCGGTTCGTGTACATGGGACCAACTGGGACTTG GACTCCCTTTCATGCAGACGTATACAGATCGTACAGTTGGTCGGCCAATATTTGTGGAAGGAAGAAGTGGGTTATGTTTCCGCCTAGTGAAgag gaaAAGCTGAAAGACATCAACGGACATCTACCGTTCGATATtcgtgacatcatcagtgatgatgtcatcaaaccCACCCATATAGAAGTCGAACAAGAAGCGGGGGAAATAATGTTCGTGCCTAGTGGTTGGCATCATCAAGTTTACAACATG GAAGACACGATATCCATCAACCACAATTGGTTCAACGGTTGTTGTATCAACTTAGTGTGGAGGTTTCTACAAAGTGAGTTGCGATTGGTGGAGCGTGAGATAGATGATTGTCGCGCTTCAATGGATGAGGAGGAATGGACCAATCATTGCCAG GTTTTAATGTTGTGCAACACTGGAATCAACTACCAGCGTTTCCATTCGCTTCTCGAACATATTATAAAGACTcgatgtgatgtcataatgaggggtgtgacatcacaaccaaaGACAAAGAGAGACAAAAGAAAG GTTAGCTTGATTCGAATTTAG
- the LOC100178389 gene encoding jmjC domain-containing protein 4-like isoform X4 has protein sequence MISGSVLNEICKDSINLINGEATARSTHQTSVPKIENPISYSEFFSTYLLKNQPCILTQWATKDWPCMEGWRFESRAGEFVPNFDKLVELFGETEVPVADCSKKNFNSHEKIKMKFKDFVKYWKSKINGDNEERSLYLKDWHCRREFPSYDIYTTPPYFTSDWLNELFDKVVVSFSEDDYRFVYMGPTGTWTPFHADVYRSYSWSANICGRKKWVMFPPSEEEKLKDINGHLPFDIRDIISDDVIKPTHIEVEQEAGEIMFVPSGWHHQVYNMEDTISINHNWFNGCCINLVWRFLQSELRLVEREIDDCRASMDEEEWTNHCQVLMLCNTGINYQRFHSLLEHIIKTRCDVIMRGVTSQPKTKRDKRKAHMVY, from the exons ATGATTTCTGGTTCAGTTTTAAACGAAATTTGCAAAGATTCAATCAACTTAATAAATGGCGAAGCAACTGCAAGAAGCACACACCAAACATCGGTACCGAAAATCGAAAACCCGATCAGTTACAGCGAGTTTTTCTCGACGTATTTGTTGAAGAACCAACCGTGTATTTTGACTCAATGGGCGACCAAAGACTGGCCGTGTATGGAAGGATGGAGGTTCGAATCCAGGGCCGGGGAGTTTGTTCCTAATTTTGATAAATTGGTGGAATTATTTGGGGAAACTGAAGTCCCAGTTGCAGATTGCAG taagAAGAATTTTAATTCTCacgaaaaaatcaaaatgaaaTTCAAGGATTTTGTTAAGTATTGGAAATCTAAAATTAACGGAGATAATGAAGAAAGAAGTTTGTATTTAAAGGATTGGCATTGTAGGAG AGAATTCCCGTCTTACGACATCTACaccaccccaccctactttactTCTGATTGGTTGAATGAATTGTTTGACAAAGTAGTTGTAAGTTTCAGTGAGGATGATTACCGGTTCGTGTACATGGGACCAACTGGGACTTG GACTCCCTTTCATGCAGACGTATACAGATCGTACAGTTGGTCGGCCAATATTTGTGGAAGGAAGAAGTGGGTTATGTTTCCGCCTAGTGAAgag gaaAAGCTGAAAGACATCAACGGACATCTACCGTTCGATATtcgtgacatcatcagtgatgatgtcatcaaaccCACCCATATAGAAGTCGAACAAGAAGCGGGGGAAATAATGTTCGTGCCTAGTGGTTGGCATCATCAAGTTTACAACATG GAAGACACGATATCCATCAACCACAATTGGTTCAACGGTTGTTGTATCAACTTAGTGTGGAGGTTTCTACAAAGTGAGTTGCGATTGGTGGAGCGTGAGATAGATGATTGTCGCGCTTCAATGGATGAGGAGGAATGGACCAATCATTGCCAG GTTTTAATGTTGTGCAACACTGGAATCAACTACCAGCGTTTCCATTCGCTTCTCGAACATATTATAAAGACTcgatgtgatgtcataatgaggggtgtgacatcacaaccaaaGACAAAGAGAGACAAAAGAAAG gcacacatggtgtattag
- the LOC100178389 gene encoding jmjC domain-containing protein 4-like isoform X2, with amino-acid sequence MISGSVLNEICKDSINLINGEATARSTHQTSVPKIENPISYSEFFSTYLLKNQPCILTQWATKDWPCMEGWRFESRAGEFVPNFDKLVELFGETEVPVADCSKKNFNSHEKIKMKFKDFVKYWKSKINGDNEERSLYLKDWHCRREFPSYDIYTTPPYFTSDWLNELFDKVVVSFSEDDYRFVYMGPTGTWTPFHADVYRSYSWSANICGRKKWVMFPPSEEEKLKDINGHLPFDIRDIISDDVIKPTHIEVEQEAGEIMFVPSGWHHQVYNMEDTISINHNWFNGCCINLVWRFLQSELRLVEREIDDCRASMDEEEWTNHCQVLMLCNTGINYQRFHSLLEHIIKTRCDVIMRGVTSQPKTKRDKRKIRHGIEHEVLPV; translated from the exons ATGATTTCTGGTTCAGTTTTAAACGAAATTTGCAAAGATTCAATCAACTTAATAAATGGCGAAGCAACTGCAAGAAGCACACACCAAACATCGGTACCGAAAATCGAAAACCCGATCAGTTACAGCGAGTTTTTCTCGACGTATTTGTTGAAGAACCAACCGTGTATTTTGACTCAATGGGCGACCAAAGACTGGCCGTGTATGGAAGGATGGAGGTTCGAATCCAGGGCCGGGGAGTTTGTTCCTAATTTTGATAAATTGGTGGAATTATTTGGGGAAACTGAAGTCCCAGTTGCAGATTGCAG taagAAGAATTTTAATTCTCacgaaaaaatcaaaatgaaaTTCAAGGATTTTGTTAAGTATTGGAAATCTAAAATTAACGGAGATAATGAAGAAAGAAGTTTGTATTTAAAGGATTGGCATTGTAGGAG AGAATTCCCGTCTTACGACATCTACaccaccccaccctactttactTCTGATTGGTTGAATGAATTGTTTGACAAAGTAGTTGTAAGTTTCAGTGAGGATGATTACCGGTTCGTGTACATGGGACCAACTGGGACTTG GACTCCCTTTCATGCAGACGTATACAGATCGTACAGTTGGTCGGCCAATATTTGTGGAAGGAAGAAGTGGGTTATGTTTCCGCCTAGTGAAgag gaaAAGCTGAAAGACATCAACGGACATCTACCGTTCGATATtcgtgacatcatcagtgatgatgtcatcaaaccCACCCATATAGAAGTCGAACAAGAAGCGGGGGAAATAATGTTCGTGCCTAGTGGTTGGCATCATCAAGTTTACAACATG GAAGACACGATATCCATCAACCACAATTGGTTCAACGGTTGTTGTATCAACTTAGTGTGGAGGTTTCTACAAAGTGAGTTGCGATTGGTGGAGCGTGAGATAGATGATTGTCGCGCTTCAATGGATGAGGAGGAATGGACCAATCATTGCCAG GTTTTAATGTTGTGCAACACTGGAATCAACTACCAGCGTTTCCATTCGCTTCTCGAACATATTATAAAGACTcgatgtgatgtcataatgaggggtgtgacatcacaaccaaaGACAAAGAGAGACAAAAGAAAG ATAAGACACGGCATCGAGCATGAGGTCTTACCTGTGTGA
- the LOC100178389 gene encoding jmjC domain-containing protein 4-like isoform X1, producing the protein MISGSVLNEICKDSINLINGEATARSTHQTSVPKIENPISYSEFFSTYLLKNQPCILTQWATKDWPCMEGWRFESRAGEFVPNFDKLVELFGETEVPVADCSKKNFNSHEKIKMKFKDFVKYWKSKINGDNEERSLYLKDWHCRREFPSYDIYTTPPYFTSDWLNELFDKVVVSFSEDDYRFVYMGPTGTWTPFHADVYRSYSWSANICGRKKWVMFPPSEEEKLKDINGHLPFDIRDIISDDVIKPTHIEVEQEAGEIMFVPSGWHHQVYNMEDTISINHNWFNGCCINLVWRFLQSELRLVEREIDDCRASMDEEEWTNHCQVLMLCNTGINYQRFHSLLEHIIKTRCDVIMRGVTSQPKTKRDKRKVDYDVIKRTCISTMTSLRNCLSPVEIAESQCLADLCLVIPTLLEMLSHCYCARLLFDICDVIIAYTKQFN; encoded by the exons ATGATTTCTGGTTCAGTTTTAAACGAAATTTGCAAAGATTCAATCAACTTAATAAATGGCGAAGCAACTGCAAGAAGCACACACCAAACATCGGTACCGAAAATCGAAAACCCGATCAGTTACAGCGAGTTTTTCTCGACGTATTTGTTGAAGAACCAACCGTGTATTTTGACTCAATGGGCGACCAAAGACTGGCCGTGTATGGAAGGATGGAGGTTCGAATCCAGGGCCGGGGAGTTTGTTCCTAATTTTGATAAATTGGTGGAATTATTTGGGGAAACTGAAGTCCCAGTTGCAGATTGCAG taagAAGAATTTTAATTCTCacgaaaaaatcaaaatgaaaTTCAAGGATTTTGTTAAGTATTGGAAATCTAAAATTAACGGAGATAATGAAGAAAGAAGTTTGTATTTAAAGGATTGGCATTGTAGGAG AGAATTCCCGTCTTACGACATCTACaccaccccaccctactttactTCTGATTGGTTGAATGAATTGTTTGACAAAGTAGTTGTAAGTTTCAGTGAGGATGATTACCGGTTCGTGTACATGGGACCAACTGGGACTTG GACTCCCTTTCATGCAGACGTATACAGATCGTACAGTTGGTCGGCCAATATTTGTGGAAGGAAGAAGTGGGTTATGTTTCCGCCTAGTGAAgag gaaAAGCTGAAAGACATCAACGGACATCTACCGTTCGATATtcgtgacatcatcagtgatgatgtcatcaaaccCACCCATATAGAAGTCGAACAAGAAGCGGGGGAAATAATGTTCGTGCCTAGTGGTTGGCATCATCAAGTTTACAACATG GAAGACACGATATCCATCAACCACAATTGGTTCAACGGTTGTTGTATCAACTTAGTGTGGAGGTTTCTACAAAGTGAGTTGCGATTGGTGGAGCGTGAGATAGATGATTGTCGCGCTTCAATGGATGAGGAGGAATGGACCAATCATTGCCAG GTTTTAATGTTGTGCAACACTGGAATCAACTACCAGCGTTTCCATTCGCTTCTCGAACATATTATAAAGACTcgatgtgatgtcataatgaggggtgtgacatcacaaccaaaGACAAAGAGAGACAAAAGAAAGGtagattatgatgtcataaagagAACTTGTATttcaactatgacatcactaagGAATTGTTTATCGCCTGTTGAAATAGCTGAGTCACAATGTCTAGCTGATTTATGCTTAGTCATCCCTACATTATTAGAAATGCTCAGTCATTGTTACTGTGCTCGTTTATTATTTGatatctgtgatgtcataatagcaTACACAAAGCAATTCAATTGA
- the LOC100177705 gene encoding sodium- and chloride-dependent GABA transporter 2-like, whose protein sequence is MSLKGEFPIEKPVKKREKWKSKIDFVFGVAGGSIGLGNVWRFPYLCYKNGGGAFLIPYVLFLVGAAVPIFFLEAAIGQFTSRSVSSAWDMFPLMRGIGFASMTIIMNLNTYYMAVLAWSLRYVVASFESPLPWTTCHNAWNSDRCFVYGSNTSASENFEENMTSSQWNMTSLPPVVETSSNETGFFNTSSAFNTSSNDVRVSSVIEYWERGVLGKSSGVDEIGSVQMPLFGCLLVAWLIIYFCIWRGIAWTSKVVYFTATFPLFMLLVLFIRGVTLDGASDGVSYYLTPNITKLQEPLVWVDAATQVFYSYSLCNGIMVAMGSYNNYHQNLYRDTIVLSLLNSGTSFFAGFTVFSVLGFMAKEQNTTIDLVAESGPGLVFIAYPKAITLMPLPNLWGALFFLMIFLLGLDSQFIGQESFIAAISDLKPNLFNKPWRREKLVAGVCGVQFLIGIIMITQGGVYVFNMYDNYAAAGWCLFFIGVCECVTVSWLYGITDFWGHVCHMLGFKPRVPWFKYAWAVVAPVLTSSVFIYSLVQYEPLTYNRTYIYPMWAQAVCWCLALSAILWIPFYAIYRFAVAKGTMYERWIEVTTVPQKLEQRLETKKKIFGIVKEKNGIILEPLCLNHKV, encoded by the exons ATGTCTCTAAAGGGGGAATTCCCGATTGAGAAACCGGTAAAGAAGCGAGAAAAATGGAAAAGTAAAATTGACTTCGTGTTTGGGGTCGCTGGTGGATCGATTGGGCTCGGAAATGTCTGGAGGTTTCCCTACTTATGCTACAAAAACGGTGGAG GTGCCTTCCTGATCCCTTACGTTTTATTTCTGGTCGGAGCGGCCGTCCCCATCTTCTTCCTGGAAGCAGCAATTGGTCAATTCACGAGCAGGAGCGTTTCTTCGGCGTGGGACATGTTCCCCTTGATGAGAG GCATCGGGTTCGCTTCAATGACAATCATAATGAACTTGAATACTTACTACATGGCTGTGCTGGCGTGGTCGTTGAGGTACGTGGTAGCAAGCTTTGAATCTCCGTTGCCCTGGACCACGTGTCACAACGCTTGGAACAGCGACCGTTGTTTCGTATACGGGAGCAACACCAGTGCGAGTGAAAATTTCGAAGaaaacatgacgtcatcgcaatggaatatgacgtcattgccgCCCGTGGTTGAAACGTCATCAAATGAAACTGGATTCTTCAACACATCATCAGCGTTTAATACGTCATCAAATGACGTCAGAGTGTCGTCAGTGATCGAGTACTGGGA GCGCGGGGTTCTTGGTAAATCAAGCGGCGTGGATGAGATAGGTTCGGTACAAATGCCGTTGTTTGGATGCTTACTGGTGGCGTGGCTCATcatatatttctgtatatGGAGGGGTATAGCATGGACCAGCAAG GTTGTTTACTTCACGGCCACCTTTCCCTTATTCATGCTCCTCGTGTTGTTCATCAGGGGTGTAACATTAGACGGGGCAAGCGACGGGGTGTCATATTACTTAACGCCCAATATCACTAAACTACAAGAACCGCTG gtatgGGTTGATGCCGCCACCCAAGTTTTTTACTCCTATTCACTATGCAATGGTATTATGGTGGCAATGGGGAGTTATAACAATTATCATCAAAACTTATACAG AGACACCATTGTTTTGTCATTATTGAACAGCGGAACGAGCTTTTTTGCAGGGTTCACCGTTTTCTCAGTTCTAGGATTTATGGCAAAGGAACAG AACACAACGATAGACTTGGTGGCAGAGTCTGGCCCAGGACTTGTATTTATAGCTTACCCCAAAGCAATCACTCTTATGCCCCTCCCTAACCTATGGGGTGCCTTGTTCTTTCTTATGATCTTTTTATTAGGCCTTGACAGTCAG TTTATCGGCCAAGAAAGTTTTATAGCTGCCATTTCTGATCTCAAACCAAACTTATTCAACAAACCATGGCGAAGGGAAAAGTTGGTCGCTGGAGTTTGTGGCGTGCAGTTTCTAATCGGTATTATCATGATCACACAG GGTGGCGTTTACGTGTTTAACATGTACGACAACTATGCTGCAGCGGGCTGGTGTCTTTTCTTCATCGGCGTGTGCGAGTGCGTCACTGTCAGCTGGCTCTACGGCATAACTGACTTCTGGGGCCACGTGTGCCACATGTTGGGTTTTAAACCACGAGTGCCGTGGTTCAAATACGCATGGGCAGTTGTGGCCCCCGTTCTAACTTCA AGTGTCTTCATATACAGTTTGGTTCAATATGAACCACTAACATACAACCGTACCTACATATACCCGATGTGGGCGCAAGCAGTTTGTTGGTGCCTTGCACTTAGTGCCATCTTGTGGATCCCTTTCTATGCAATTTATCGCTTCGCTGTTGCTAAAGGAACCATGTATGAG cgaTGGATTGAGGTGACAACTGTCCCACAAAAATTAGAACAAAGAttggaaacaaagaaaaaaatttttggaaTCGTCAAAGAAAAGAATGGAATTATTCTAGAACCTTTGTGTTTGAACCATAAAgtatga